A single window of Senegalia massiliensis DNA harbors:
- a CDS encoding stage V sporulation protein AB: MFKSIFLVILGFAGGVGVGTAIASFLTLLDLIPRLAQISDSNGQLYIYQRVIVISVILTTLIEFFQISLYGNMLFLIPIGIFTGAFIGLIASALAEVLNVIPVLENKLKLKELLQIPVLCISLGKVIGSLIDWLILNNIR, from the coding sequence ATGTTCAAATCAATTTTTCTTGTAATATTAGGATTTGCAGGTGGTGTTGGTGTAGGTACTGCTATTGCATCATTTTTAACACTTTTAGATTTAATACCAAGGCTTGCGCAAATATCAGATTCCAATGGACAATTATATATTTATCAGAGAGTAATTGTAATCTCAGTTATTTTAACAACTTTAATAGAATTTTTTCAGATATCTTTATATGGAAATATGCTATTTTTAATTCCTATAGGAATATTCACAGGTGCTTTTATAGGATTAATTGCTTCAGCACTAGCAGAAGTACTAAATGTAATACCAGTACTTGAAAATAAATTAAAATTAAAAGAATTATTGCAAATACCAGTATTATGTATATCTCTTGGAAAAGTTATAGGTTCTCTTATTGACTGGTTAATACTCAATAATATTAGATAA
- a CDS encoding DUF92 domain-containing protein, with product MNDFFGMIISFVFVFMILIVAEILNRYTNISEEFNRKFVHIGVSNWWIISMMIIDNKFYALIPPFIFMILNYISYKKSIFKSMKRDEKESLGIVYFPISLFILVFIFWNLNIYIGAIGILIMGYGDGLAALFGIKFGLNTFHIGSNKKSFIGTFTMFMASFIVSIIFLSIVQSFGTSTIFISFIIAIVATILELITPFGLDNITVPIFSSILAYFLISMNNDFYFYINRILIGFIFSGSIGFLAYKKRSLTISGVIGAIILGTTIFVTTGFFGASIMILFFISSSFLSHFKKKDKTLVATQFDKTGDRDIFQVFANGGVGLIYSILYFFTKEIIFIYMFIVAFAAANADTWSTELGILDKNKPISLRNFKKVSKGTSGAVSVLGTVSGLLGAFLIAIYGYSYIYLFSDIKHNILLLFILTISGFLGTIIDSLLGASIQAIYLDEYGNETEKKFIDKNIRKLARGFKFINNDFINITSILLATLFVLVLI from the coding sequence TTGAATGATTTTTTTGGTATGATTATATCTTTTGTATTTGTATTTATGATACTTATTGTAGCAGAGATCTTAAATAGATATACAAATATAAGTGAAGAATTTAATAGGAAATTTGTGCATATTGGAGTATCAAACTGGTGGATTATTTCTATGATGATTATTGATAATAAGTTTTATGCCTTAATTCCACCTTTTATTTTTATGATACTTAATTATATTTCTTATAAAAAAAGTATTTTTAAAAGTATGAAAAGAGATGAAAAAGAAAGTCTTGGCATAGTATATTTTCCAATATCATTATTTATTTTAGTTTTTATTTTTTGGAATTTAAATATTTATATTGGTGCTATAGGTATTTTAATAATGGGATATGGAGATGGACTAGCTGCTCTATTTGGAATCAAATTTGGTCTTAACACTTTTCATATAGGTAGTAATAAAAAGTCGTTTATAGGAACTTTCACAATGTTCATGGCTTCATTTATTGTATCTATTATATTTTTATCTATTGTTCAATCTTTTGGGACAAGTACTATTTTTATTTCATTTATTATAGCAATTGTTGCTACTATTTTAGAACTTATAACTCCTTTTGGACTTGATAATATTACTGTGCCAATATTTAGTTCCATATTAGCATATTTTTTAATTAGTATGAACAATGATTTTTATTTTTATATAAATAGAATATTAATTGGATTTATATTTAGTGGTTCAATTGGATTTTTAGCATATAAAAAAAGGTCATTAACTATATCCGGTGTAATTGGTGCAATAATATTAGGTACTACTATATTTGTAACTACAGGGTTTTTTGGTGCATCTATTATGATTTTATTTTTTATATCATCTAGTTTTCTAAGTCATTTCAAGAAAAAAGATAAAACTTTAGTTGCTACTCAATTTGATAAAACTGGAGATAGAGATATATTTCAAGTCTTTGCAAATGGTGGGGTAGGATTAATTTATAGTATTTTATATTTTTTTACTAAGGAAATTATATTTATATATATGTTTATAGTAGCATTTGCTGCAGCTAATGCAGATACATGGTCTACTGAACTAGGTATATTAGATAAAAATAAGCCTATATCACTTAGGAATTTTAAAAAGGTATCTAAGGGTACTTCAGGGGCTGTATCTGTTTTAGGAACCGTTTCTGGTCTTTTGGGAGCTTTTTTAATAGCGATTTATGGATATAGTTATATTTATTTGTTTTCAGATATAAAACATAATATATTATTGCTCTTTATACTTACTATTTCAGGATTTTTAGGTACTATTATAGATTCTTTATTAGGGGCTTCTATACAAGCTATATATTTAGATGAATATGGTAATGAAACAGAAAAGAAGTTTATTGATAAAAATATTAGAAAATTAGCAAGAGGATTTAAATTTATAAATAATGATTTTATTAATATAACAAGTATTCTTTTAGCTACTTTATTTGTTTTAGTATTAATATAA
- the sigF gene encoding RNA polymerase sporulation sigma factor SigF has protein sequence MEFCNAQNKSHDLLSHERTIELINKAQAGDQESQDILVNHNLGLIRSVVKKFINRGYDSEDIFQLGSIGLIKAIQKFDDSYNVKFSTYAVPMIIGEIRRFLRDDGIIKVSRSLKQTANKAKQAKEALTKKLGREPTIQEISDEIKVDKEDIIMALESSYSPDYLYDVVHQNDGSPIHLIDKIEDEDTGDYDMVDKITLKELIVNLKPRERQIIIMRYFKDETQIEIAKKLGISQVQVSRIEKKILSSLKDDLMKA, from the coding sequence ATGGAATTTTGTAATGCACAAAATAAAAGTCATGATCTATTAAGTCATGAAAGAACCATTGAATTAATAAATAAAGCACAAGCAGGAGATCAAGAATCTCAAGATATATTAGTAAACCATAATTTAGGACTTATAAGAAGTGTAGTTAAAAAATTCATTAATAGAGGTTATGATTCTGAAGATATATTTCAATTAGGTTCTATTGGCCTTATAAAAGCAATACAAAAATTTGACGATAGTTACAATGTGAAATTTTCTACATATGCTGTACCTATGATAATAGGGGAAATAAGAAGATTTCTACGAGATGATGGAATTATAAAGGTGAGTAGATCTTTAAAACAAACTGCCAATAAAGCAAAACAAGCAAAAGAAGCTTTGACAAAAAAATTAGGTAGAGAACCTACTATTCAAGAAATTTCTGATGAAATAAAGGTTGATAAAGAAGACATTATCATGGCTTTAGAATCAAGTTATTCTCCAGATTATTTATATGATGTAGTTCATCAAAATGATGGTTCTCCAATTCATCTTATTGATAAAATTGAAGATGAAGATACAGGAGATTATGATATGGTTGATAAAATAACATTAAAAGAATTAATCGTAAATTTGAAACCACGAGAACGGCAGATAATTATAATGAGATATTTTAAAGATGAAACTCAAATAGAAATTGCAAAAAAACTAGGAATTTCTCAAGTGCAAGTTTCAAGAATTGAAAAGAAAATATTAAGTAGTTTAAAAGATGATTTAATGAAGGCATAA
- a CDS encoding spore germination protein, whose protein sequence is MKLFQKYQENIDYLTDKLGVGKSFDVVKRDITIGGKNASIFFIDGFAKDDIMLFIMEELQGTKHDEIVPNVLQKLISKKIPYIECTESDDYKEIEYMILSGASVLFVEGVYKAIVLDTRTYPARGPEEPDLEKVTRGSRDGFVETIIFNTALVRRRIRDPNLRFEIFNVGRRTKTDIVVGYIEDITNDDLVKSIKEKLNQIDTDSLIMAEKSLEEYILGKTFNPFPQARFTERPDVTAAHLLEGHIILIVDTTPSVMILPVTIFHFTQHAEDYYQNPTIGTYMRWVRFLAIFFSLIASPLWLVLANNTNFLPQALSFIGPKEIGEIPLIIQFLILEVGLDMLRIASIHTPNALTTSLGIIGALLLSDFAVKVGWIIPETVLYTAISGIGMFATPSIEFSLAMRLFRILLLIGGGFFGIYGFLITFLIFLITLYKTKSFGGINYLWPLIPFNGRAFSTIIMRKPIPEVKLRPEILRTKDKTTKK, encoded by the coding sequence ATGAAACTTTTTCAAAAATATCAGGAAAATATTGATTATTTGACTGATAAATTAGGAGTAGGAAAGAGTTTTGACGTTGTAAAAAGAGATATTACAATTGGTGGCAAAAATGCATCTATATTTTTTATTGATGGGTTTGCTAAAGATGATATTATGCTTTTTATAATGGAAGAATTGCAAGGAACTAAGCATGATGAAATAGTACCAAATGTATTACAAAAATTAATTTCAAAGAAAATACCTTATATTGAATGTACTGAATCAGATGATTATAAAGAAATAGAATATATGATACTTTCTGGTGCATCTGTACTTTTTGTAGAAGGTGTTTATAAGGCGATAGTTCTAGATACAAGAACTTATCCTGCTAGAGGTCCAGAAGAGCCAGATTTAGAAAAAGTGACTAGAGGATCAAGAGATGGATTTGTTGAAACTATTATATTCAATACAGCCCTTGTGAGAAGAAGAATTAGAGATCCTAATTTGCGATTCGAGATTTTTAATGTAGGTAGAAGAACTAAAACAGATATTGTAGTAGGATATATTGAAGATATTACTAATGATGATTTAGTGAAAAGTATAAAAGAGAAATTAAATCAAATAGATACAGATTCTCTTATAATGGCAGAGAAGAGTTTAGAAGAATATATTTTAGGGAAAACTTTTAATCCATTTCCACAAGCTAGATTTACAGAAAGACCAGATGTAACAGCAGCTCATTTATTGGAAGGACATATTATTTTAATAGTGGATACTACACCTAGTGTAATGATTTTACCAGTTACAATTTTTCATTTCACACAACATGCAGAGGATTATTATCAAAATCCTACAATTGGAACATATATGAGATGGGTAAGGTTTTTAGCAATATTCTTTTCACTTATAGCAAGTCCATTATGGCTTGTTCTTGCAAATAATACTAATTTTTTACCTCAAGCTTTAAGCTTTATTGGTCCTAAAGAAATAGGAGAGATACCACTTATAATTCAATTTTTGATTTTAGAAGTTGGACTAGATATGCTTAGAATTGCATCTATTCATACACCAAATGCATTAACTACTTCTCTTGGTATAATTGGAGCCTTGTTATTAAGTGATTTTGCTGTTAAGGTTGGATGGATTATACCAGAAACTGTATTATATACAGCAATATCAGGTATTGGGATGTTTGCAACTCCTAGTATAGAATTTTCTCTTGCTATGAGGTTATTTAGAATATTATTACTTATAGGTGGAGGTTTTTTTGGAATCTATGGATTCCTTATAACCTTTCTAATTTTCTTAATAACTCTTTATAAAACTAAATCTTTCGGAGGAATCAACTATTTGTGGCCTCTCATTCCATTTAATGGAAGAGCATTTTCTACTATAATTATGAGAAAACCAATCCCAGAAGTAAAGTTAAGACCAGAAATATTAAGGACTAAAGATAAAACAACAAAAAAATAA
- the spoIIAB gene encoding anti-sigma F factor yields the protein MKDNTMKLEIPSKSQNEAFARVVVASFAAQLDPTIEELADIKTAVSEAVTNSIIHGYEDKIGKILIECSIEGQLLEIIIQDFGVGIPNVEEARVPFYTSRPELERSGMGFTVMETFMNGLEVYSEENKGTKIRMVKEFKKISSEE from the coding sequence ATGAAAGATAATACCATGAAATTAGAAATACCTAGTAAATCACAAAATGAAGCATTTGCAAGAGTAGTTGTAGCTTCTTTTGCTGCACAATTGGATCCTACAATTGAAGAACTTGCAGATATAAAAACTGCTGTATCTGAAGCTGTAACTAATTCAATAATTCATGGATATGAAGATAAAATAGGTAAAATTTTAATAGAATGTAGTATAGAGGGACAATTACTTGAAATAATAATTCAAGATTTTGGTGTAGGAATACCAAATGTAGAAGAAGCTAGAGTACCTTTTTATACATCTAGACCAGAACTTGAAAGATCAGGTATGGGATTTACTGTTATGGAAACTTTCATGAATGGATTAGAAGTTTATTCTGAAGAAAATAAAGGAACAAAAATCAGAATGGTTAAAGAGTTCAAAAAAATATCTTCAGAGGAGTAA
- a CDS encoding leucyl aminopeptidase has protein sequence MKVSLIKEVEISKYDGLMIPMYEDELVLDGINIPLDMLKESKRFEGKDGKNYKMTISQEDKLIEVVLVGLGKKDDIKYRKLLNTLANGFRKLDKENIKNMALIFKDENSEKNEINVKAAVESIMMANYKFDDYKTDKKDKNEISLDILVNNPDNYEAIKNEAMILASSNIIARNLVNQPANVMNPIKLSEEVKELGKEKGFEVEILGLNEIKELGMEAYLSVAKASSIEPKFIIMRYKGDSESEETLGYVGKGLTYDSGGLSIKSTSGMVTMKSDMGGASAVIGSMCAISEAKIKRNVVAVVAACENMISGNSYRPGDIINSMGGKTIFIGNTDAEGRLTLIDAMHYIVTKENVNKVLDIATLTGAAIYCTGDAASVAISNNDEFFKDIDNSFKLSGEQIWRMPIFDEYKELIKHEEADLTNTAGNPGTITAGLFVGEFNGDLPWVHIDIAGTAFAKKQSGVISKGGTGIAVRPLYYLAKN, from the coding sequence ATGAAAGTATCTTTAATTAAAGAAGTAGAAATTTCTAAATATGATGGTTTGATGATTCCAATGTATGAGGATGAATTAGTATTAGATGGAATCAATATACCACTAGATATGTTAAAAGAATCAAAACGTTTTGAAGGAAAAGATGGTAAAAATTATAAGATGACAATTTCACAAGAAGACAAATTAATAGAAGTTGTTCTTGTAGGTTTAGGAAAAAAGGATGATATTAAATACAGAAAATTATTAAATACATTAGCCAATGGTTTTCGAAAACTAGATAAAGAAAATATTAAAAATATGGCTTTAATTTTTAAGGATGAAAATTCAGAAAAGAATGAAATTAATGTAAAAGCAGCAGTAGAGTCTATTATGATGGCAAATTATAAGTTTGATGATTATAAGACTGATAAAAAGGATAAAAATGAAATTTCATTAGATATATTAGTAAATAATCCAGATAACTATGAAGCAATTAAAAACGAAGCTATGATTCTTGCAAGTTCAAATATAATAGCAAGAAATTTAGTGAATCAACCTGCTAATGTAATGAATCCTATAAAACTTTCTGAAGAGGTAAAAGAGTTAGGAAAGGAAAAAGGATTTGAAGTTGAAATTTTAGGATTAAATGAAATCAAAGAATTAGGTATGGAAGCTTATTTATCTGTAGCTAAAGCTTCTTCTATAGAGCCAAAGTTTATTATTATGCGTTATAAAGGTGATAGTGAAAGTGAAGAAACTTTAGGATATGTTGGTAAAGGATTAACTTATGATTCAGGTGGTCTTTCAATTAAATCTACTTCAGGTATGGTAACTATGAAAAGTGATATGGGAGGAGCTTCTGCAGTTATTGGATCTATGTGTGCAATTTCAGAAGCTAAAATTAAAAGAAATGTAGTTGCTGTTGTTGCTGCATGTGAAAATATGATTTCTGGAAATAGTTATAGACCAGGCGACATTATAAATTCTATGGGTGGAAAAACTATATTCATTGGTAATACTGATGCAGAAGGAAGATTAACCTTAATAGATGCTATGCATTATATTGTTACAAAAGAAAATGTAAATAAAGTATTAGATATAGCAACTCTTACAGGTGCAGCAATCTATTGTACTGGAGATGCAGCTTCAGTTGCTATTAGTAATAATGATGAATTCTTTAAAGATATAGATAATAGTTTTAAATTAAGTGGTGAACAAATATGGAGAATGCCAATATTTGATGAATACAAGGAACTTATAAAACATGAAGAAGCTGATTTAACTAATACAGCAGGAAATCCTGGTACTATAACTGCAGGATTATTTGTAGGTGAATTTAATGGCGATTTACCATGGGTTCATATAGACATAGCAGGTACTGCATTTGCTAAAAAACAATCTGGTGTTATATCTAAAGGTGGAACAGGTATAGCAGTAAGACCACTTTATTATTTAGCAAAAAATTAA
- the spoIIAA gene encoding anti-sigma F factor antagonist, translating to MNINFSNKKNTLFVDVNGELDHHNAKKVREKIDALFSQVGYKNISINLKGLNFMDSSGIGLIMGRYKLVNELGGKLFLTNVNPRVNKILEMSGIYKLVEVYETEEKVLEHL from the coding sequence GTGAATATAAATTTTAGTAACAAGAAAAACACATTATTTGTAGATGTAAATGGTGAACTTGATCATCACAATGCAAAAAAAGTAAGAGAAAAGATAGATGCTTTATTTAGTCAAGTTGGATATAAGAATATATCAATCAATTTGAAAGGTCTAAATTTTATGGATAGTTCAGGTATAGGACTAATTATGGGAAGATATAAATTAGTAAACGAACTTGGTGGAAAATTATTTCTTACTAATGTTAATCCTAGGGTAAATAAAATACTTGAAATGTCAGGAATATATAAGTTAGTTGAAGTATACGAGACTGAAGAAAAAGTTTTAGAACATTTATAA
- the spoVAD gene encoding stage V sporulation protein AD, which yields MAIKKLGKQTIKFLDPPSIISTASIVGPKEGEGPLKDYFDKIIQDDLNGMSTWEQSESKLQTDTIKEALNKINLKEDDIEYIFGGDLLNQIIATGFAARNTNIPFFGLYGACSVMSESLSLGAMAIDGGFADKVICIASSHFSTAERQFRFPLELGNQRPLTSQWTVTGAGVSVLSSNGNGPYITHVTTGRIVDKGIIDANNMGAAMAPAATDTITAHFKESGFSPSDYDYIITGDLATIGSEILIDMCKKEGLNISGNHTDCGILIFDNEKQDTHSGGSGCACSGVVFNGYMYDLLKQKKINRILLVATGAMHSPTSANQGESIPCIAHAVTISNSLDKEE from the coding sequence ATGGCTATAAAAAAATTAGGAAAACAGACAATTAAATTTTTGGATCCTCCTTCAATAATATCTACAGCTTCAATAGTAGGTCCTAAAGAAGGAGAAGGTCCACTAAAAGATTATTTTGACAAAATAATTCAAGATGATTTAAATGGAATGAGTACATGGGAACAAAGTGAATCAAAATTACAAACTGATACTATAAAAGAAGCTTTAAATAAAATAAATCTGAAGGAAGATGATATTGAATATATATTTGGTGGAGATCTATTAAATCAAATTATTGCTACAGGATTTGCTGCTAGGAATACTAATATTCCTTTCTTTGGGTTGTATGGAGCATGTTCAGTAATGAGTGAATCACTTTCTTTAGGAGCAATGGCAATTGATGGTGGTTTTGCTGATAAAGTAATATGCATAGCTTCCAGTCATTTTTCAACTGCTGAAAGACAATTTAGGTTTCCTCTAGAACTTGGAAATCAAAGACCACTAACTTCTCAATGGACAGTTACAGGTGCTGGAGTAAGTGTATTATCATCAAATGGAAATGGACCTTATATAACTCATGTAACTACAGGTAGAATAGTGGATAAAGGAATAATTGATGCAAATAATATGGGGGCAGCCATGGCACCAGCAGCGACAGATACAATAACTGCTCATTTTAAAGAATCAGGATTTAGTCCTAGTGATTATGATTATATTATAACAGGAGATTTAGCAACTATTGGGTCAGAGATATTAATAGATATGTGTAAAAAAGAAGGTTTAAATATTTCTGGTAATCATACCGATTGTGGTATTTTAATATTTGACAATGAAAAACAAGATACACATTCAGGTGGTAGTGGTTGTGCTTGTTCTGGTGTAGTTTTTAATGGTTATATGTATGATCTTTTAAAACAGAAAAAAATAAATAGAATTTTATTAGTTGCAACTGGAGCAATGCATTCTCCTACAAGTGCTAATCAAGGAGAATCAATTCCTTGTATAGCCCATGCTGTAACTATTTCAAATAGTTTAGATAAGGAGGAGTAA
- the spoVAC gene encoding stage V sporulation protein AC — translation MKNMNSEEYNKYVENKVPKPSYFKNCIRAFWVGGLICTLGQVFLNYYTSLGLDKKEVASAVPMTLVFLSALFTGIGLYDRLGRYAGAGSIVPITGFANSIVSPAMEYKREGYVFGVAAKMFVIAGPVLVYGYGSSIIYGIIYYLANR, via the coding sequence ATGAAAAATATGAACAGTGAAGAATATAACAAATATGTAGAAAATAAAGTTCCTAAACCAAGTTATTTTAAAAACTGTATAAGAGCATTTTGGGTTGGAGGACTTATATGTACATTAGGACAGGTGTTTTTAAATTATTACACATCTCTAGGATTAGATAAAAAAGAGGTAGCGTCAGCAGTTCCAATGACATTAGTTTTTTTAAGTGCTCTTTTCACTGGTATTGGACTCTATGATAGATTAGGAAGGTATGCTGGTGCTGGATCTATTGTTCCTATTACTGGATTTGCAAATTCTATTGTATCTCCAGCTATGGAATATAAAAGAGAAGGTTATGTTTTTGGAGTAGCGGCTAAAATGTTTGTAATTGCTGGACCAGTATTAGTATATGGATATGGTTCTTCAATAATTTATGGGATTATATATTATCTTGCAAATAGATAG
- a CDS encoding stage V sporulation protein AA, translating to MNLELFLQVEPKVTIKPNTQIKIKHIASVFCKDSKLEQEIKELIIAETNDFDNNKVISVLSIIKNIKNINNNINIVIHGSPEILIHIKDYKKENNLYKFLKVFTVSILLFFGASIAIINFHDDVNMEESLSTINYIVTGVEKQNPLILTIPYSLGLGVGMVAFFQRVFKKKKKNEPSPLQLEMHSYEKNIDDYILDVTKHNSD from the coding sequence ATGAACTTAGAGTTATTTTTACAAGTTGAACCAAAAGTTACGATTAAACCAAATACACAAATAAAAATTAAACATATTGCTTCAGTTTTTTGTAAGGATAGTAAATTAGAACAAGAAATTAAAGAATTAATAATTGCTGAAACCAATGATTTTGATAATAATAAGGTGATTTCAGTATTATCAATAATAAAAAACATAAAAAATATCAATAATAATATTAATATAGTAATTCATGGCTCACCTGAAATATTGATACACATAAAAGATTATAAAAAAGAAAATAATTTATATAAATTTTTAAAAGTTTTTACTGTGTCTATATTATTATTTTTTGGAGCTTCAATTGCAATAATAAACTTTCATGATGATGTAAATATGGAAGAAAGTTTATCAACTATAAATTACATTGTTACTGGAGTAGAAAAACAAAATCCTTTAATATTAACAATACCTTATTCATTAGGACTTGGTGTTGGAATGGTGGCATTTTTTCAGAGAGTTTTTAAAAAGAAAAAGAAAAATGAACCAAGTCCATTGCAACTAGAAATGCATAGTTATGAGAAAAATATTGATGATTATATTTTAGATGTTACAAAACATAATTCAGATTAG
- the spoVAE gene encoding stage V sporulation protein AE, protein MDYIKAFLVGGVICLIAQLLMDGTKFTPAHILVSFVTSGVILTAIGIYEPIIKFAGAGASVPLLGFGYSLAKGAAEGVDKSGIIGIFSGGITATAGGVAAAIFFGYIMAVIFNPKTKK, encoded by the coding sequence ATGGATTATATAAAGGCATTTTTAGTGGGAGGAGTAATATGTTTGATAGCTCAATTACTTATGGATGGGACAAAATTTACTCCTGCACATATATTAGTTTCATTTGTAACATCAGGGGTAATACTTACTGCTATTGGCATTTATGAACCAATAATAAAATTTGCAGGTGCAGGTGCAAGTGTTCCTTTACTTGGTTTTGGTTATTCTTTAGCTAAAGGAGCTGCGGAAGGTGTTGATAAGTCTGGAATTATTGGCATATTTTCAGGAGGAATAACAGCAACTGCAGGAGGAGTAGCTGCAGCTATATTTTTTGGATATATCATGGCAGTAATATTTAATCCTAAGACTAAAAAATAA
- a CDS encoding stage V sporulation protein AE, translated as MNKRKIILVTDGDEKAKKAIEVAIKNVDGRCISKSWGNPTKLSGKDIVDLIVTAEYDPVAVMVDDKGDPGYGVGEQALSEIVGDDRVTIAGVVAVASNTEGVNGIEVDYSIDCRGEKVEGGVDKEGNATGEKRLYGDTVDILEVYEFPLIIGIGDIGKMNGSDDCKIGAPIITKAFTDILNRKEL; from the coding sequence ATGAATAAAAGAAAAATTATTTTAGTAACTGATGGCGATGAAAAAGCTAAAAAAGCAATAGAAGTAGCAATAAAAAATGTTGATGGAAGATGTATTTCAAAATCTTGGGGTAATCCAACTAAATTATCTGGTAAAGATATTGTTGATTTAATAGTTACTGCAGAATATGATCCAGTTGCTGTTATGGTAGATGATAAAGGAGATCCTGGATATGGAGTAGGGGAACAAGCATTAAGTGAAATAGTAGGTGATGATAGAGTAACTATTGCTGGAGTTGTTGCAGTAGCTTCAAATACTGAGGGAGTAAATGGTATTGAAGTGGATTATTCTATTGATTGTAGAGGAGAAAAAGTTGAAGGTGGAGTTGATAAAGAAGGAAATGCTACTGGGGAAAAGAGGTTGTATGGTGATACTGTAGATATATTAGAAGTATATGAATTTCCTTTGATAATAGGTATAGGTGATATTGGTAAGATGAATGGTTCTGATGATTGCAAAATAGGGGCACCTATTATAACAAAGGCTTTTACTGATATATTAAATAGAAAGGAGTTATAA
- a CDS encoding phosphoglycerate dehydrogenase, whose protein sequence is MLSLKVLFTYNQPQENIEKIKELGYEVIVKNEKDLELTNDILDIDAMICYKPFDKIDISKLKNLKWIQLSSVGIDQVPMDKLREQNIILTNNRGGYSIPMGEWIVMKILEMLKNSKEFYEKQQNKNWKLDTSLLELYGKKVGFIGTGTISVEAAKRLQGFEIETLGLNTDGRQVEYFDKTYSKDNIDELLKISDIVVVAIPYTDKTHHMINKDRFNAMKDGAYFINVARGSIVNEKDLIDALQTNKIRKAALDVVETEPLDKDSKLWDLNNVIITPHNSWISENKGTRRFETIYENLKRFKNNEGLKNKVNINKGY, encoded by the coding sequence GTGTTAAGTTTGAAAGTACTTTTTACATATAATCAACCACAAGAAAACATTGAAAAAATCAAAGAATTAGGATATGAAGTCATAGTTAAAAATGAAAAAGATTTAGAACTTACAAATGATATATTAGATATTGATGCTATGATATGCTATAAACCTTTTGATAAAATAGACATTTCTAAATTAAAAAATCTTAAATGGATACAATTATCTAGTGTAGGAATTGATCAAGTTCCAATGGATAAACTTAGAGAACAAAATATAATTCTTACAAATAACAGAGGTGGATATAGTATTCCTATGGGTGAATGGATAGTAATGAAAATACTTGAAATGTTAAAAAACTCTAAAGAATTTTATGAAAAACAACAAAATAAAAATTGGAAATTAGATACTTCACTTTTAGAGCTTTATGGTAAAAAGGTAGGATTTATAGGCACAGGAACAATATCAGTTGAAGCTGCAAAAAGATTACAAGGGTTTGAAATAGAAACATTAGGTTTGAATACAGATGGTAGACAAGTAGAATATTTTGATAAAACATATTCTAAGGATAATATTGATGAACTTTTAAAAATTTCTGATATAGTTGTTGTAGCAATACCATATACAGATAAAACTCATCATATGATAAATAAAGATAGATTTAATGCTATGAAAGATGGAGCTTATTTCATAAATGTAGCTCGTGGTAGTATTGTAAATGAAAAAGATTTAATAGATGCTCTACAAACAAATAAAATAAGAAAAGCTGCATTAGATGTAGTAGAAACTGAACCATTAGATAAAGACAGCAAACTTTGGGATTTAAATAATGTTATAATAACCCCACATAACTCTTGGATATCAGAAAACAAAGGTACAAGAAGATTTGAAACTATATATGAAAATTTAAAAAGATTTAAAAATAATGAAGGACTTAAAAACAAAGTAAATATTAATAAAGGATATTAA